CGAACATCTGCACAACCCCAAGACGGCCAAGTTCGCCAACGTGCGCTTCGACACCCAGGGTTCCATCTGCGGCCAGGTGCGTGGCAAGGACGACAGCGGCCAGTACGAGCCTTATCGCAGCTACGTGGCGATCAAGCACGACGGCCGGTACGAGATTCTCATCGACCAGACCGGCAACAACCTGCGCATTCGTGAAGTCTGCGGCGGTGCCGAGCTGCAGCGCCGTGCCGATGAGCTGGCCGAGCAGCCGGCACCGCAAGGCTGGGATGTGGAAGTGATTCAGGGCCCGAACATGGGCGCGCTGAGCGACATGACCGCACGGCTGATCGAGAAGGGCATCCCGTCGTCGGTGGAGTATCGCGAGGGCAAGCCGGTGGTGTTGATGGGGCCGTTCCCGAGCAAGGCCGAGGCCGAGGCGCGCAAGGCCGAGGTAATGGGCAAGCTGGGCACCGATTCGATCGTCATCCAGCACGGCGCCAAGCGCTGAGCCCGCGCGACCTGGGGAACCCGCCTCGGCCCTGCAGGCGCCAGCCTTGCCGGCCAACCAGGTCATGCGCTGGAACACGTGGCCCGGCCCCGCTGTCACAGCTATGCTGACAAGGGCAGGGGCGAGCGGGGGAACACCTCATGGCAACGCTGGAACGGGCCATCGCGGTGGCCATCAAGGCACATGAAGGGCAGTACGACAAAGGCGGGGCGGCCTACATCCTCCACCCGTTGCGGGTGATGGAACGGGTGGTCACCCCCGAGCAACGCATCGTCGCGGTGTTGCACGATGTGCTGGAAGACACCCCGTTCACCCTCTCCGACCTGGCCCGAGAAGGCTTCCCGCTGAAGATCCTCGCCGCGCTGCTGGCCCTGAGCCGTCGTGAAGGGGAGAGCTACGAGGCCTTCGTGATCCGCCTGGGCGTCGATCCCTTGGCACGCCAGGTCAAGTTGGCCGACCTTGCCGACAACAGCGACCTGTCGCGCATTGCCCATCCCGGCCCCGCGGACTTGGCCCGCTTGAGCCGCTACCAGCAAGCCAGCGCCTACCTGCAGGCGCTGGCCTGACCGGCATCAGCCACAGGCCTTGAGGTTGACCGGCCCGACGAACGCGTTGCCATGCCCCATCACGCATGCCACCTGCTGGTTGCGTTGCAGCTCCCAGGCCTGCGGCGGGTAGGTCTTGTTCCAGGCCTCGAACAGTTGCCGGTCCTGCTTGGACAGGCGCAGGTCGTACTGTTTGCTCATGTAGAAGTAGGTGCGTGCGATCATGCCGCGAATCGAGGGTCGCGGCATGACCTTCTTGGCCTTGAAGTCGACCTGGGTCAGGCAGCTGCCGTACTGGCCGTGCTGCTCGGGCAGCCAACCGAAGCTGTAGTTGCTGCGGTCGCCGTTGACCTCGCCAATGCTGGGCACCAGGTTGTGCAGATCAGCCTCGGCGCGCTGGTAGACCTTGTCGTTGCGCGAGCAGTTCTTGCGCCCGCCGCTTTGCCAGCACTGGCGCTGGTGGCCGATCTGCCAGGCCGGGACTATGTGTTCCCACTCGATGCGCGAGGCGCGGTTGAGGTTTTTGCGCGGCGCGTAGCCACATGAGGCGAGGTCGACTTTGTTGCCCTTGTACTTGCAACCGCAATAGAACTCGGTGGACTGCGGCGCGTACAGCTTCCAGGCGACCTTCTTGGCCTCCTGGAAGGTGCGCGGGGCATCGGCGTGGGCGAGCGGGGTGGTCAACAGCAGGCAGGCGACAGCGAAAAGCGAAACTCTCATGCGGGGTCAGTCTTCCTTGGGCACGGTCCAGAAAATCTGCACGCCACCGTCGTCGCGGTGGGCGAGGGTGACGTTGTCGTTCTCGGCGATTTCCTCGAGCAGGGTTGCCCAGTCGTCGGGCGACTCGTGGTCGAGGCGGAAGATCAAGGCGGCGCGGCTGCGCTGGGCGGTGGGGCTGTTGATGATCTTCTGGATGCGCTGACCCAGTTGTTCATAACTGCTCGGCGACGCGGAGGCGGGTTTGGCCACGGGGCTATTCCTTGTTTTGCTGTATGCGCATACAGTATTTCACTGTAAGCCGTTTCGCAACAGCAGGTAGGATGAAAGCCGTATAAGACCGTGGTGGCGGGATTGGTTCCCTGAAGGCAATGTTCGCCGGCAAGCCGGCTCCTACAGTGGATTGCGCCATACCTGCAGGAGCCGGCCGCGAATCAACCGGAACCCCATGGTTCCGGTTGCACTCAAGCGCCGATCAATATTCCCAGAAGATCCGCTGCAGCTCCTTGCTGTCCTGGGTCTTGGTCATTGCGACCATGGCCAGGATTCGCGCTTTCTGCGGGTTCAGGTCGTGGGCCACGACCCAGTCGTTCTTGTCGTCAGGCTGTTCGGCGTTGCGCAGCACGAAGCCACCCTGGTTGACGTGGGACGAGCGAATGATCTGCACGCCGTTCTTGCGCAGCTCCTGCAGGGCAGGGACCACTCGCGAGGACACCGAACCGTTGCCGGTACCGGCATGGATGATTGCCTTGGCGCCAGCCTGGGCCAGGGCCTTGTAGGCGGTGTCGGTCACGTTGCCGTAGCCGTAGGCGATGTCCACGGCCGGCAGCTGGCTGATCTGCTTGATGTCGAACTCGGAGTTGACGGTGTGGCGCTTGGCCGGCAGGCGGAAGAAGTACGACTTGCCTTCCACCACCATGCCCAGCGGGCCCCACTGGCTCTTGAAGGCTTCGGTCTTGATGTTGACCGACTTGCTGACGTCGCGACCCGACTGGATCTCGTCGTTCATGGTCACCAGCACGCCCTTGCCGCGAGCGTCCTTGCTGCTGGCCACGGCCACGGCGTTGTACAGGTTGAGCATGCCGTCGGCGGACATGGCGGTGCCCGGACGCATCGAGCCGACCACGATGATCGGCTTGTCGGTCTTTTCCACCAGGTTGAGGAAGTAGGCGGTCTCTTCCAGGGTGTCGGTGCCGTGGGTGATGACGATGCCGTCGACGTCCTTGCTGTCGGCCAGTTCGGCGACGCGCTTGCCCAGTTTCAGCAGGTCGTCGTTGCCGATGCTCTCGGAGGCGACCTGCATCACCTGCTCGCCGCGCACGTTGGCCAGGTCCTTCAGCTCTGGCACGCCGGCGATCAGCTTGTCGATGCCTACCTTGGCAGCCTGGTAGGTGGCGCTGTTGGCGGCGCTGGCGCCAGCGCCGGCGATGGTGCCGCCGGTGGCCAGGATCACCACGTTGGCCAGCTTCTGTTGTTGCGCGGCTTCCTTGGCGGAAACGGCGGTCGGCAGCACCAGCAGCAGCGCCAGGGCGCTCGGTGCGAAGGTGTTCAGGGCGAATTTCATCATTTCTGCTTCTCTCTTCCTGGGTGAGATGTTCTCGATGTCGCGCAGATACAAAGGCAGGTTTCGTACCAGCAACTACCGTTCGTCGCATTTCATCTTGAGCCCCCCGAAACCGTGGGGTTTTGCGCTCGGCCCGGTACAGGCGCCATGGCCTGTCGTTCGGCAGGCCGAACAAGCGTAGGAAAGGTGTTCGGTTTTTCGGATAAATTGCGGATAATCCGACAGGCGTATCCTTGGCCAGGGCGCGCGAATGGATTTGACAAAAGCGGGGCCTGTTTCCATAGTGAGCTACCGCAAACGTTTGCGATCCGATAAAAACCACAAGATTCGGAGTCATTTCCATGAAGCTGCCGTTTTCCGGCCGTCCCCTGGCCCTCGCCGTCGTTTCTTCGTTGCTGTTCACCCTCCCGGCCGCCCATGCCGAAGACAAGCCCAAGGTTGCGCTGGTGATGAAATCCCTGGCCAACGAGTTCTTCCGCACCATGGAGGACGGCGCCAAGGCCTACCAGAAAGACCACGCCACCGAGTTCGACCTGGTCGCCAACGGCATCAAGGACGAGACCGATACCGGCAACCAGATCCGTATCGTCGAGCAGATGATCGCCACGGGCGCCAAGGCCCTGGTGATTGCCCCGGCCGACTCCAAGGCCCTGGTGCCGGTGGTGAAGAAAGCCATGGACGCGGGCATTACCGTGGTCAACATCGACAACCGCCTCGACCCCGACGTGCTCAAGAGCAAAGGCATCAGCGTGCCCTTCGTCGGCCCCGACAACCGCAAGGGCGCGCGCCTGGTGGGCGACTACCTGGCCCAGCACAAGCTCAAGGCCGGCGACCAGGTCGGCATCATCGAGGGCGTGCCGACCACCACCAATGCCCAGCAGCGCACCGCCGGCTTCAAGGACGCCATGCAAGCGGCGCAGATGAAGATCGTCTCGGTGCAGTCGGGCAACTGGGAAATCGACAAGGGCAACGCCGTGGCCGCCTCGATGCTCAATGAATACCCCGAGCTCAAGGCGCTGCTGGCCGGTAACGACAGCATGGCCCTGGGCGCGGTCTCGGCCGTGCGCGCCGCCGGCAAGACGGGCCAGGTGCAGGTGGTCGGCTACGACAACATCAATGCCATCAAGCCGATGCTCAAGGACGGTCGGGTGCTTGCCACCCTCGACCAGGCGGCCAGCCAGCAAGCGGTGTACGGCATCCAGGCGGCGCTGAAGATGGTCAAGGGCGAGCAGCCGGGCGTGGATGCCGACAATGTCATCCAGACGCCGGTCGAGCTGATCACCCAGTGAAGTGATATCGCGGGGCGTCGCAAGGCGCGGCAAGTGTGTCTGCCCCGACGCTATCGCGGGGCAAGCCCGCGCTCACGAATGCCCGCCTCATGAACGCGTCATGCTTCGTCCTAGGAGAGAATGGCCATGTCAGTAACGGCCAATGAAACCGTGCTAGCCGTCAGCGGCCTGGGCAAGACCTACGCCCAACCGGTGCTCGGCGACGTCACCCTTGAGCTGCGCGGCGGCGAGGTGCTGGCCCTGACCGGCGAGAACGGCGCCGGCAAGTCGACCCTGTCCAAGCTGATCAGTGGCCTGGAAACGCCCAGCGCCGGGCACATGCACTACCGTGGCCAACCCTACAGCCCGGGCAGTCGTGCCCAAGCCGAGCGCCTGGGCGTGCGCATGGTGATGCAGGAGCTCAACCTGCTGCCCACCCTGACCGTGGCCGAGAACCTGTTTCTCGACAACCTGCCCAGCCGTCTCGGCTGGGTCAACCAGAAGCGCCTGCGCCAGCTGGCCAGCGCGGCCATGGCCCAGGTCGGCCTGGACGCCATCGACCCGGACACACCCGTGGGTGAACTGGGCATCGGCCACCAGCAGATGGTCGAGATTGCCCGCAACCTGATCGGCGACTGCCATGTGCTGATCTTCGACGAGCCCACCGCGATGCTCACCGCCCGCGAAGTGGAGCTGCTGTTCACCCAGATCGAGCGCCTGCGCCAGCGCGGCGTGGCCATCGTGTATATCTCCCATCGCCTCGAAGAGCTGCAGCGCGTGGCCCAGCGCATCGCCGTGCTGCGCGACGGCAAGCTGGTGTGTGCCGAGCCGATCCTGCGCTACAACAGCGAGCAACTGGTCAACCTCATGGTCGGCCGCGAGCTGGGCGAGCACATCGACCTCGGCCAGCGCAGCATCGGTGCGCCGCTGCTCAAGGTCGACAAGCTCAGCCGTGGCGACAAGGTGCGCGAAGTGTCGTTCGAGGTCAGGGCAGGGGAGATCTTCGGCATCTCCGGCCTGATCGGTGCCGGGCGAACCGAACTGCTGCGCCTGATCTACGGCGCCGACCGCGCCGACAGTGGCCAGGTCGCCCTCGGCCAGCCACCGGTGCCGGTGACCATCGATTCGCCCAAGGCCGCGGTCAAGGCCGGTATTGCCCTGATCACCGAGGATCGCAAGGGCGAAGGCCTGTTGCTGAGCCAGTCGATCAGCGCCAATATCGCCCTGGGCAACCTTGGCGCGGTGTCCCGCGTCGGGGTGCTCGACCGGGACGCCGAGCGTGCCCTGGCCGAACGCCAGATCAGCGCCATGCGCATCCGCAGCGCCAGCCCTGCCCAGGCGGTCGGCGAGTTGTCCGGTGGCAACCAGCAGAAGGTGGTGATTGGCCGTTGGCTGGAGCGCGACTGCCAGGTGCTGCTGTTCGACGAACCCACCCGCGGTATCGATGTCGGCGCCAAGTTCGACATCTATGGCCTGCTCGCCGAGCTGGCACGCCAGGGCAAGGCCCTGGTGGTGGTGTCCAGCGACCTGCGCGAGCTGATGCTGATCTGCGACCGCATCGCCGTGCTCAGCGCCGGCCGCCTGATCGACACCTTCGACCGCGATCACTGGACCCAGGACCAGCTGCTTGCCGCAGCCTTCGCCGGCTACCAGAAACGTGATGCCCTGCTGCACGACGCAGCTCCCAGGATGGATGCATGAAAACCACAACAAACACCTCGGTCGCCGCGCCCGTGCGCCGCGGCGCCACCTATTTCGGCCTGGGCACCTACCTGGGCCTGGCCGGCGCCTTGCTGGCGATGATCGTGCTGTTCTCGCTGCTGAGCAGCCACTTCCTGTCCTATGCCACCTTCAGCACCCTGGCCAACCAGATCCCCGACCTGATGGTGCTGGCGGTGGGCATGACCTTCGTGCTGATCATCGGCGGCATCGACCTGTCGGTAGGCTCGGTGCTGGCCCTGGCCGCCTCGACGGTCAGCGTGGCGATCCTCGGCTGGGGCTGGAGCGTGCTGCCCGCCGCGCTGCTGGGCATGGCCGTGGCGGCCCTGGCCGGCACTGTCACCGGCAGCATCACCGTCGCCTGGCGCATCCCCTCGTTCATCGTCTCGCTGGGCGTGCTGGAGATGGCCCGGGGCCTGGCCTATCAATTCACCGACTCGCGCACCGCCTATATCGGCGATGCGTTCGCCTGGTTCTCCAACCCCGTCGCCTTCGGCATCTCGCCGGCCTTCATCATCGCCTTGCTGGTGATCGTGCTGGCCCAACTGGTGCTGACCCGCAGCGTGTTCGGCCGCTACCTGATCGGCATCGGCACCAACGAAGAGGCCGTGCGCCTGGCCGGCATCGACCCACGCCCTTACAAGATCCTGGTGTTCGCCCTGATGGGCGTGCTCGCAGGCCTCGCCGCGCTGTTCCAGATCTCCCGGCTGGAAGCCGCCGACCCCAACGCCGGCGCCGGCCTCGAGCTGCAGGTGATCGCCGCCGTGGTGATCGGCGGCACCAGCCTGATGGGCGGGCGCGGCTCGGTCATCAGCACCTTCTTCGGTGTGCTGATCATTTCGGTACTGGCCGCAGGCCTTGCGCAGATCGGCGCTTCGGAACCCACCAAACGCATCATCACCGGGGCGGTCATCGTCGTCGCCGTGGTGCTCGACACTTACCGCAGCCGGCGCGCGAGTCGGCGGAACTGAACCCATGGCTACCATCAAAGACGTCGCGGCACTGGCGGGTATTTCCTACACCACCGTGTCCCATGTATTGAACAAGACCCGTCCGGTCAGCGAGCCGGTGCGGCTCAAGGTCGAGGCGGCGATCGCCGAGCTCGACTACGTGCCCAGCGCCGTGGCCCGCTCGCTGAAGGCGCGCAGCACTGCCACCATCGGCTTGCTGGTGCCCAATAGCGTCAACCCGTACTTCGCCGAGCTGGCCCGGGGAATCGAGGACGCCTGCGAGCGCAATGGTTATTGCGTGATCCTGTGCAACTCCGACGACAACCCGCAGAAGCAGCGCAGCTACCTGAGGGTGCTGCTGGAAAAGCGCATCGACGGCTTGATCGTCGCCTCGGTGGGTGAGGACCAGGACCTGCTCGCCAGCCTCGGCAGCGTGCGCACGCCAATGGTCATCGTCGACCGCGCCCTGGATGGCGTGGCCGCCGACCTGGTGCGCATCGACCACGAGCAGGGTGCCTACCTCGCCACCCGCCACCTGCTGGAACTTGGCCATCGCCAGATCGCCACCATCGCCGGCCCGGTCGATACCGGCGTCAGCCAGCTGCGCCTTGCCGGGTTTCGCCGGGCCATGGCCGAGGCGGGTGCGCCCATCGCCGCCGGCCATGTGCTGCACAGCGACTTCACCAGCCCCGGCGGCCATGCCGCGGCGGCGCGCCTGCTCGATGGCGAGCGGCCCACGGCGATCTTCGCCGGCAACGACATGATCGGCTTCGGCGTGCTGCGCGCCGCCGCCGAGCGCAACATCGATGTGCCTGGCGAGCTGTCGGTGATCGGCTTCGACGATATCGAGCTGAGCCGCTACGTGTACCCGGCGCTGACCACGGTCGGCCAGTCGATCCGCGAGCTGGGCGAAAGCGCCGCCGGGCTGTTGCTGTCGCGCATCGGCACGCCCAGCCGCGGCGAGGCCGAGCAACGCATCGTCGCCCCGCGCATCGTGCTGCGTGAATCCACCGGGCCGCGCCCGGACCTGTTCAACGATTACCGGTAAGGAATAACCATGAATGCCAAGGTGGTTGTGGTCGGCAGCCTCAACATGGACCTGGTGGCCCGCGCCCAGCGCTTGCCCCGCGGCGGCGAGACCCTGGCCGGCGAAAGCTTCTTCACCGTGCCGGGCGGCAAGGGCGCCAACCAGGCGGTGGCGGCCGCCCGGTTGGGCGCCAGCGTGGCGATGGTCGGCAATGTCGGTGACGATGCCTATGGCCAGCAATTGCGCCGCGCCCTGGAGGTAGAGGGCATCGACTGCCAGGGTGTCGGCGTGTGCCGCGGGGTTTCCAGCGGCGTGGCGCTGATCGTGGTGGATGCCGCCAGCCAGAACGCCATCGTGATCATCCCCGGCGGCAATGGCCTGCTTGGGCCTGAGTCGGTGCGCCGCTTCGACGGCCTGCTGCAGCAGGCCGAGGTGATCATCTGCCAGCTGGAAGTGCCTGCCGCCACCGTGGCCTGGACCCTGGCCCGTGGTCGTGAGCTGGGCAAGACGGTGATCCTCAATCCGGCGCCGGCCAGCGGCCCATTGCCGGCGCAATGGTTCGCCCATATCGATTACCTGATCCCCAACGAGAGCGAGGCCGAGGCCCTGTCTGGGTTGCAGGTCCACGATCAGGACAGTGCCCGGCGTGCCGCCGAACGTTTGCGCAAGATGGGCGCGGGCAAGGTGATCGTCACCCTCGGCGCCGAGGGGGCGTTGCGGGTCGATGAAGCCGGGGCGCGGCATTTTCCGACGGACAAGGTCCAGCCGCTGGATACCACGGCGGCCGGGGATACCTTTGTCGGCGGCTTTGCCGCTGGCCTGGCGTGCGGCCTGTCGGAAGAGCAAGCCATTGGCTTTGGCCAGCGCGCCGCCGCATTGTCGGTGACCCGTGCCGGTGCGCAGCCGTCGATACCCTACCTGAAGGAGTTGGCACCATGAAAAAGACGCCGCTGCTGAATATCGCCCTGTCGCGGACCATCGCCGGCCTGGGGCATGGCGACATCCTGGTGATCGGCGATGCCGGCTTGCCGGTGCCGCCTGGCGTGGAACTCATCGACCTGGCGCTGACCCCTGGCATCCCGGATTTCACCCGCGTGCTGCGCGTGGTGCTGAGCGAGATGCAGGTGGAGCGGCATGTGCTGGCCGAGGAAATGTTCCAGGCCGCGCCGCTGGGCCTGGTCGACGTCGAACAGATGCATGCCCGTGGCGAGATCGGCCAGCGTGAAGTGATGAACCATGCCGACTTCAAGGCGCTGTGCCGGCAGGCGCGGGCCGTGGTTCGTACCGGTGAGTGCCGGCCCTACAGCAATATCGCGCTGGTGGCTGGCGTCACTTTCTAACCAGGTACGGTCGCCGCAGGAGCCCCGTTTGCCTGAAACCCTAGCAACAAGGAGTGCTGAATGTCCCTCAAAACCTTGCTCCAAGGAGCCGTGCTCATGTCCGCGCTGGCCGCTACCGCCGTCATGGCCGCCCCGCGCGACCTGATCATCGACACTGACCCCGGTGCCGACGACGTGGTAGCGCTGCTGCTGGCCATGGCTTCCCCTGACGAGCTGAAGATCCGCGCCATCACCACCGTCGCCGGCAACGTGCGCCTGGAGAAAACCTCGCGCAACGCCCGCCTGGCCCGTGAGTGGGGTGGTCGCGAAGAGATCCCGGTCTATGCCGGGGCAGGGCGCCCGCTGGTGCGCACGCCGATCTACGCGGCCAACGTGCATGGCGAGGAAGGCCTCACCGGCGTGCAGGTGCACGAGCCGAAGAAGCCCTTGGCCAAAGGCAACGCGGTGCAGTACCTGATCGACACCCTGGGCGCCGCCGAGCCCCACAGCATCACCATTGCCATGCTCGGCCCGCAGACCAACCTGGCCCTGGCGCTGATCCAGAAGCCCGAGATCGCCAACGGCATCAAGGAAGTGGTGGTGATGGGCGGCGCCCACTTCAATGGCGGCAACATCACCCCGGCGGCGGAGTTCAACCTCTACGCCGACCCCCATGCCGCCGAGGTGGTGCTGAGCAGTGGCGTCAAGCTGACCTACCTGCCGCTGGACGTGACCCACAAGGTGCTCACCAGCGACGCTCGCCTTGAGCAGTTGGCGGCGGTGAACAACAAGGCCAGCAAGCTGGTGGTGGACATCCTCAACGCCTACATCAAGTTCGACATGGACAACTACGGCATGCCTGGCGGCCCGGTGCACGATGCCAGTGTGATCGCCTACCTGCTCAAGCCCGAGCTGTTCAAGGGCAAGCCGGTGCATATGGTCGTCGACAGCCGCGAAGGCCCAACCTTCGGCCAGACCGTGACCGACTGGTACGGCGTGCTCAAGCAGCCGGCCAACGTGACGTGGATCAAGGAGGGCGATGCCCAGGGCTTCTTCGACCTGCTCAGCGCGCGCCTGGCCCGATTGCAATAGCCTCGAGTGGCGCGTGGCGCTCGAGCACCTGCTCGATGAAGCTGCGCGCCGCCTCACCGCCGCGGTCGCGCACCAGCAGGTCGACGGCGATCAGCATCAGCTCTTCGGGGGTGCTGGGGCTGTAGGCGCTCTGGCCCTCGTCCCACTTGACCTTGATATCGGCGTCGATGCTGTGGCTGCTCATGGGGCGGTTCTCGCTGGGGCCTGGGGAATAGGTCGAATACCGCGTCCTGGCGTTCGAAGGGGAGGCGTTTCGCGCTCCGCTTCTTGCAGTAAATCATGCCTTTGCCGCAGGGGCCCTGCGACTTAAGCATAAGCGCAGGCCCGGGCCGAACCGCCGGTTCGGTGCAAAATCCAGTCACGATTGCGTTTCGCGTCTAGCACCGCGGTCAGGCAGAATTGTGCGGTTTTGCAACAAACAGTTGGCGGAACTGTCCGATAGTGCAGTT
The window above is part of the Pseudomonas muyukensis genome. Proteins encoded here:
- a CDS encoding LacI family DNA-binding transcriptional regulator; the encoded protein is MATIKDVAALAGISYTTVSHVLNKTRPVSEPVRLKVEAAIAELDYVPSAVARSLKARSTATIGLLVPNSVNPYFAELARGIEDACERNGYCVILCNSDDNPQKQRSYLRVLLEKRIDGLIVASVGEDQDLLASLGSVRTPMVIVDRALDGVAADLVRIDHEQGAYLATRHLLELGHRQIATIAGPVDTGVSQLRLAGFRRAMAEAGAPIAAGHVLHSDFTSPGGHAAAARLLDGERPTAIFAGNDMIGFGVLRAAAERNIDVPGELSVIGFDDIELSRYVYPALTTVGQSIRELGESAAGLLLSRIGTPSRGEAEQRIVAPRIVLRESTGPRPDLFNDYR
- a CDS encoding SPOR domain-containing protein; translated protein: MRNLAVVMAVLALAGCDNEVEGVHKQVAEHLHNPKTAKFANVRFDTQGSICGQVRGKDDSGQYEPYRSYVAIKHDGRYEILIDQTGNNLRIREVCGGAELQRRADELAEQPAPQGWDVEVIQGPNMGALSDMTARLIEKGIPSSVEYREGKPVVLMGPFPSKAEAEARKAEVMGKLGTDSIVIQHGAKR
- a CDS encoding sugar ABC transporter substrate-binding protein translates to MKLPFSGRPLALAVVSSLLFTLPAAHAEDKPKVALVMKSLANEFFRTMEDGAKAYQKDHATEFDLVANGIKDETDTGNQIRIVEQMIATGAKALVIAPADSKALVPVVKKAMDAGITVVNIDNRLDPDVLKSKGISVPFVGPDNRKGARLVGDYLAQHKLKAGDQVGIIEGVPTTTNAQQRTAGFKDAMQAAQMKIVSVQSGNWEIDKGNAVAASMLNEYPELKALLAGNDSMALGAVSAVRAAGKTGQVQVVGYDNINAIKPMLKDGRVLATLDQAASQQAVYGIQAALKMVKGEQPGVDADNVIQTPVELITQ
- the rbsK gene encoding ribokinase, translated to MNAKVVVVGSLNMDLVARAQRLPRGGETLAGESFFTVPGGKGANQAVAAARLGASVAMVGNVGDDAYGQQLRRALEVEGIDCQGVGVCRGVSSGVALIVVDAASQNAIVIIPGGNGLLGPESVRRFDGLLQQAEVIICQLEVPAATVAWTLARGRELGKTVILNPAPASGPLPAQWFAHIDYLIPNESEAEALSGLQVHDQDSARRAAERLRKMGAGKVIVTLGAEGALRVDEAGARHFPTDKVQPLDTTAAGDTFVGGFAAGLACGLSEEQAIGFGQRAAALSVTRAGAQPSIPYLKELAP
- a CDS encoding endonuclease, encoding MRVSLFAVACLLLTTPLAHADAPRTFQEAKKVAWKLYAPQSTEFYCGCKYKGNKVDLASCGYAPRKNLNRASRIEWEHIVPAWQIGHQRQCWQSGGRKNCSRNDKVYQRAEADLHNLVPSIGEVNGDRSNYSFGWLPEQHGQYGSCLTQVDFKAKKVMPRPSIRGMIARTYFYMSKQYDLRLSKQDRQLFEAWNKTYPPQAWELQRNQQVACVMGHGNAFVGPVNLKACG
- a CDS encoding DUF1654 domain-containing protein; this encodes MAKPASASPSSYEQLGQRIQKIINSPTAQRSRAALIFRLDHESPDDWATLLEEIAENDNVTLAHRDDGGVQIFWTVPKED
- the rbsD gene encoding D-ribose pyranase: MKKTPLLNIALSRTIAGLGHGDILVIGDAGLPVPPGVELIDLALTPGIPDFTRVLRVVLSEMQVERHVLAEEMFQAAPLGLVDVEQMHARGEIGQREVMNHADFKALCRQARAVVRTGECRPYSNIALVAGVTF
- a CDS encoding asparaginase — encoded protein: MKFALNTFAPSALALLLVLPTAVSAKEAAQQQKLANVVILATGGTIAGAGASAANSATYQAAKVGIDKLIAGVPELKDLANVRGEQVMQVASESIGNDDLLKLGKRVAELADSKDVDGIVITHGTDTLEETAYFLNLVEKTDKPIIVVGSMRPGTAMSADGMLNLYNAVAVASSKDARGKGVLVTMNDEIQSGRDVSKSVNIKTEAFKSQWGPLGMVVEGKSYFFRLPAKRHTVNSEFDIKQISQLPAVDIAYGYGNVTDTAYKALAQAGAKAIIHAGTGNGSVSSRVVPALQELRKNGVQIIRSSHVNQGGFVLRNAEQPDDKNDWVVAHDLNPQKARILAMVAMTKTQDSKELQRIFWEY
- a CDS encoding nucleoside hydrolase, with product MSLKTLLQGAVLMSALAATAVMAAPRDLIIDTDPGADDVVALLLAMASPDELKIRAITTVAGNVRLEKTSRNARLAREWGGREEIPVYAGAGRPLVRTPIYAANVHGEEGLTGVQVHEPKKPLAKGNAVQYLIDTLGAAEPHSITIAMLGPQTNLALALIQKPEIANGIKEVVVMGGAHFNGGNITPAAEFNLYADPHAAEVVLSSGVKLTYLPLDVTHKVLTSDARLEQLAAVNNKASKLVVDILNAYIKFDMDNYGMPGGPVHDASVIAYLLKPELFKGKPVHMVVDSREGPTFGQTVTDWYGVLKQPANVTWIKEGDAQGFFDLLSARLARLQ
- a CDS encoding GTP pyrophosphokinase, with product MATLERAIAVAIKAHEGQYDKGGAAYILHPLRVMERVVTPEQRIVAVLHDVLEDTPFTLSDLAREGFPLKILAALLALSRREGESYEAFVIRLGVDPLARQVKLADLADNSDLSRIAHPGPADLARLSRYQQASAYLQALA
- a CDS encoding ABC transporter permease gives rise to the protein MKTTTNTSVAAPVRRGATYFGLGTYLGLAGALLAMIVLFSLLSSHFLSYATFSTLANQIPDLMVLAVGMTFVLIIGGIDLSVGSVLALAASTVSVAILGWGWSVLPAALLGMAVAALAGTVTGSITVAWRIPSFIVSLGVLEMARGLAYQFTDSRTAYIGDAFAWFSNPVAFGISPAFIIALLVIVLAQLVLTRSVFGRYLIGIGTNEEAVRLAGIDPRPYKILVFALMGVLAGLAALFQISRLEAADPNAGAGLELQVIAAVVIGGTSLMGGRGSVISTFFGVLIISVLAAGLAQIGASEPTKRIITGAVIVVAVVLDTYRSRRASRRN
- a CDS encoding sugar ABC transporter ATP-binding protein, producing MSVTANETVLAVSGLGKTYAQPVLGDVTLELRGGEVLALTGENGAGKSTLSKLISGLETPSAGHMHYRGQPYSPGSRAQAERLGVRMVMQELNLLPTLTVAENLFLDNLPSRLGWVNQKRLRQLASAAMAQVGLDAIDPDTPVGELGIGHQQMVEIARNLIGDCHVLIFDEPTAMLTAREVELLFTQIERLRQRGVAIVYISHRLEELQRVAQRIAVLRDGKLVCAEPILRYNSEQLVNLMVGRELGEHIDLGQRSIGAPLLKVDKLSRGDKVREVSFEVRAGEIFGISGLIGAGRTELLRLIYGADRADSGQVALGQPPVPVTIDSPKAAVKAGIALITEDRKGEGLLLSQSISANIALGNLGAVSRVGVLDRDAERALAERQISAMRIRSASPAQAVGELSGGNQQKVVIGRWLERDCQVLLFDEPTRGIDVGAKFDIYGLLAELARQGKALVVVSSDLRELMLICDRIAVLSAGRLIDTFDRDHWTQDQLLAAAFAGYQKRDALLHDAAPRMDA